A genome region from Akkermansiaceae bacterium includes the following:
- a CDS encoding SAM-dependent methyltransferase: MITERGAMPFPEYLEMALYDPELGYYAKTGGQVGRGGDFYTSVSVGDLFGRLLARRFAAGWDDAGRPGAWRILEIGAHDGKLAADILGELRGIRPDAWDALRYAIAEPLPLLRNLQAERLAEFTEKLNIVADPGGLAAEPLPGFAFGNEILDALPFHLIEMRSGKWMELHVVATGGQLGYRPREIEEGSALSARLVELGNDFPEGYRTEMRTNFLDFLTPIAAGMEGGTMLFTDYGFAAPEYYDRHRTTGTLRTFSSHKAGEDALEAPGEKDITAHVDFTDLAHAAGSLGFMPRVFSNQGSYLTHLAKPLMLEGGLDDRKSIAQFQSLTHPAPNWASFHAIELGKNADTPPEVRHRLAL; the protein is encoded by the coding sequence ATGATCACGGAACGGGGAGCGATGCCATTTCCGGAATATCTGGAAATGGCGCTCTACGATCCGGAACTCGGATACTACGCGAAAACCGGCGGGCAGGTCGGGCGCGGGGGCGATTTTTACACCAGCGTCAGCGTCGGCGATCTCTTCGGGAGGCTTCTGGCCCGCCGTTTCGCCGCAGGCTGGGATGATGCGGGGCGTCCCGGCGCTTGGCGTATCCTTGAGATCGGTGCGCACGACGGGAAGCTCGCCGCCGACATCCTTGGCGAACTCCGCGGAATCCGCCCCGATGCATGGGATGCCCTCCGGTATGCCATCGCGGAGCCCCTGCCGCTGCTGCGCAACCTTCAGGCGGAGCGGCTTGCGGAGTTCACGGAAAAGCTGAACATCGTTGCGGATCCGGGCGGACTCGCAGCCGAGCCGCTTCCCGGCTTCGCGTTCGGCAACGAGATCCTCGATGCCCTGCCCTTCCATCTCATCGAAATGCGCTCCGGGAAATGGATGGAACTCCACGTTGTGGCCACCGGCGGCCAACTGGGCTACAGGCCGAGGGAAATCGAGGAGGGAAGCGCATTGTCAGCACGGCTAGTGGAGCTGGGAAATGATTTCCCGGAAGGCTACCGCACGGAGATGCGGACAAACTTCCTGGATTTCCTGACACCCATCGCGGCCGGCATGGAAGGCGGCACCATGCTCTTCACCGACTACGGATTCGCCGCCCCGGAATACTACGACCGCCACCGCACCACCGGCACGCTCCGCACCTTTTCCAGCCACAAGGCCGGCGAGGATGCGCTGGAGGCGCCCGGGGAAAAAGACATCACCGCGCATGTGGATTTCACCGATCTCGCGCATGCCGCCGGGTCTTTGGGATTCATGCCCAGGGTCTTTTCCAACCAGGGCAGCTACCTGACCCACCTCGCGAAGCCGCTCATGCTGGAAGGCGGGCTGGATGACAGGAAATCCATCGCGCAATTCCAGAGCCTGACCCATCCGGCCCCCAACTGGGCCAGCTTCCATGCCATAGAGCTGGGCAAAAACGCAGACACCCCGCCGGAGGTGAGGCACCGGCTCGCGCTCTAG
- a CDS encoding glutaredoxin — MNTTQPKITAYLKTFCGWSEGVRAIMRKYELPFEEKDIIKNPAFRWEMEQRSGQPLSPCVEINGIMLPDVSGEEVEKWMLENGVVTENEVQPDAPIDSACTDEQHEAMAAGRLPLPGKIKFFD, encoded by the coding sequence ATGAACACCACCCAGCCCAAGATCACAGCCTACCTGAAAACCTTCTGCGGATGGAGCGAGGGAGTCCGCGCCATCATGCGCAAGTATGAACTGCCCTTCGAGGAAAAGGACATCATCAAGAACCCCGCCTTCCGCTGGGAGATGGAGCAGCGCAGCGGCCAGCCGCTCTCCCCCTGCGTCGAGATCAACGGAATCATGCTGCCCGATGTCAGCGGTGAGGAAGTCGAGAAATGGATGTTGGAAAACGGGGTCGTCACCGAAAACGAAGTCCAGCCCGACGCCCCGATCGACTCGGCCTGCACCGACGAGCAGCATGAGGCGATGGCCGCCGGTAGGCTGCCGCTTCCCGGGAAGATCAAGTTCTTCGATTGA